AAAGTCCTTTCAGCAGCCCATCCCCACCTTGCATCCCGGCAAAGGCATAGCGGAAAAATGGCAGAGCTTTAATCTCGATCTGTTGCCGATACCGCTGCAGAGGCAGGCGAAGGGGTAGCAGTGACTGGCTCGCATCAGCCGTGCTACAGGTAGCTCAGCCACCTCCCCAGGAGCAGCCCAGGTCAGGCAGCAAAGGGAGGCTTTAAACCTCTGCGAAGGACAGGTCTGCCCATGGGACAGCATCTCTATACCTATGCAGACAGCAGTTTGTTACCAGTTTGTATAAGGTCCTGAGAGCATTACACCATGCTGAGCccctggagcagcagagagccCTTTGCTCTGAGGCATGGGGGTCAGCAGGGTCCCTTTTTGGGGCAGAGGACATCcccctgtggctgctgtggcttCCCGCCTGCAGACACCATGGACCTGACCACAGCATTAACCTGGCTCcgagcagggctggaaggatgCTGTGGGGCTGAGAAAGACCTGAGTTCAGGGTATTTGCCAGCAAGCAAGagctcagccccacaccagccccaAGCAGGGTCCCTCCCTGTTTATTCCATCTCCTGCAGCCTTCCCCAGGATGCAGGATGCTTCTGGGGGCAGATGTGCAAGGCACTGTCCTGAAGGCTGCCATGGGCCTGACAGCCCCCCGTATTCTGCCCCACTGTGCAGTCCCAAATCTTGGCATTGTGTGGGGCTGCTTAATCCTGGCAAAACCCCTCTGTGTGCCCATGCCAGCTGCACCTTCTCAGCCCAGTGGCTTTCCCCACCATAAAAAACACGTGGAGGGATACAGAGGAGCTTGGCCACCTGGAAGAGAGCTGGGTGACCCCAGTTCCCTCATCTCAAGCAGAACAACTTTTCCCAGCTCCCCCTGGAACCCCAAACAAGCCAGACATTTCTTCAGCTCCTTTGCATGCCCTTCCTGACCCCTTCTCTCAGTCAGCCCCTGTCGCAGTGCTTGGCAGCCTCCCAGTCCTCCCAGGGGCAAGAAACTGCCCATGCTTACAGCCCACCCACAGTAACAGCTCACCACAACATGCTCACTTCTAATTTGCTTACCCAAGCAATAaagcagaaatgagaaatggCAGCTAATTAAAAGTAGCAATTCACTGGCATTCACAACTACCCAGAGCAAGCCAGGGGTGAGAGGGATGAGAAACCTTGAAGAAGAGAGGATAGCAAGGCTCCAGGCGGGTGTATCCTTGCTTCCTGTGACTTCTTACCACGGGGAAGACTTTTGCTCTAACAATCCTGCTCCTGCAAGACACTGTCCCCAAGACACTGGGTGTCTCCTTTACGAGAGAAGTTGCCAGGATTCCCATTATCTCAGCTCCGTGTGAACCCTCACTGAAGCTTGGCATGCCCCATGTATTTTTAAGACTGGCTGATGGCATGCAGACAGAAACCCTGAAATGGaggaaaagcacagctgtgATGTGTTCCTACAGTTCCTACACAAGAGTGAGCACAACACACTCAAAGGTTACCGCTTGCAGTCCCCTCTGACCTTCACATCTGCGCATCCATATGCGAACACACAGACTATGCTGTCTTTGTGACTCAGGTACATGCAGGACAAGGAGGGTGCCTGAGGCCAGCAAATCCAGACAACTTCCAGTCTAGATGGTCCGCAGCTCACCCGCTCTGCACGCCATTGAATTCTCCCTGCTACAAGAAGATGGTTTTTAGCATCGAAGTCGGTGCCTATAGCTTGCATGGGAATGGGAGCGGGGGAGGTGGAGGCCATCACTAGGGACTTGGGTCTCTACCATGGATAGATTTCTCTTGGTGGAAACATCCAGTTCATTAGATGAGGAAGGTGCTTATGACAAGATGGGAGCTGaggctgcctgtgcctggctggTGTGGGAGAGGAAGGTGGCTGCTGAATCCTCACTTCTCAACAAGAGCAAAAAATTTGTGTCTCAAGAGACAAGCCAAGTGAAGAGCATCTAGCCAGTGCTCTGCCAGCGACAGAGCTATGAATAGACTCAGAAGAATCCACAGTCACCCATGAGGTGAGAAACTGTCGCTCTCTTGTTCCGCATTACCcatgccaccacctccccacctCTCTGTCTTGTGTAGCTACCAAGAGGGGTCAGAAAAGAGCCAGAAAGTGGGACTGAAAGAttgctccccatccctctgatcaCGCGCACCAAGCAGGTGCCACCATGGCCCAGATTACAAAGGGAGCAGGGTAGTGCAGCATCACCATCCGAGGACTCAGAAGCAAGGATGATCCTGCAGGCAAGGACTTCTGCTCTGGAAATGCTCTAAAAGCTTCTCAGAGAAGTGCCAGAGTATCTTCAAAACTTCTTACCTTCGAAACCGCCCTCGCAGCCTCCTCTGCAAGGTTTGCATCCACATCATGGGCACAGGCCTTGGGACGATCATCACCTTCTGCCTGGTGTGTCATCAGGGCTTCCTCTGAGCTCCTGGAAAAGCCGTGGGGAAGCGCAGGCACACACTTAGGCTGCTTCTCCACTGCTTCCAGCCTGTCTCGTTTTCCCCAGACAGCAGCCTGCTCTACCCAAGCTATCGCAGACCATCCTGCCTAGCAAAGCACCCAGGCAGTGCTTCCTAGAGCACCACCAGACACCGGGAGAGCCAGCGcccactgccccagcacccccatcCCACACCACACGCAGGGATCACAATGCTGGAGGAGATCAAAGGTCCTGCTACAGCTGCAGGTAATCCAGCCAGGCAGGCAAGCAGAGGGATTCACTCTCTGTTGCAGACTTTATCTGGCTCCAAGAAGGATAAGCCTAAATCCTCTACTGtatttcccctccctcccctccactcTGTAGTCCAGAAGGTGTAATGTGACATGTGGCTGAGACCGAAAGGCAATGTTTAGGAACAGGCCCAGGAAAAACGTGTCACTTGGGGCAGGAAGGGGACAAGGGTGACTGAAGTctcagaggaaggggaaggaaggacaCCTGCAGTCTACAACCATCTCTCCTTGCAGACCCTGGCTCTGCAGGCTCTCACTCTAAACCAACTGCGTGGAGGAGACATCTCCCATCCCCCCAGAGGCTGGAGGAACCAGCCAAGGTGGATGTTCCCACAGGAGGTGGCAGGCTTACAGACAACCAGTTCTGCACCAATGTCACCCAGCCCAAGTCTGGATCCTGGCTTCAAGACCCAGCTCAGACCCTACCACTGCaaccctgccagggctgcctggctccaacaccctgcgctgccctggcacagcttaCCTGCACGGTGGAGCTCCCAGCAACGGGCAGAGCCTGCTAGGCTCTCCCAAATCCCACCTTGCACCAATTGAATTACTGATCACCACCTCAGCTTGAACATTTTCCCCATGGACCACCAGCATGGGGAGTTTCTCTTAGGAGACTATCTGCAGAGCTAGGTTGAGGAGGGCACCAGGGAGAGCCCCATGATGGGGCAAGGAAGTCTTCACCCTCAGGAACACCAAGCTGCTGGGTCAGGGGAAAAAGGGGTGTTGGGAAGGCATCCCAGGGTTTTCCCTCCATCACACCAAGGGAGATGGCGGAGATGGCCTCACCTCCTGCTTACCCATCACCCTGAGCTGCTGTCATGGCAACACCCACTCCAGTTCAGGAAGGAATGGGTACTTCCACTTGTTTAACCAAGGAGGAGGCAGCACCCTGGCATTTTGAACATGGGAAGGATGGGAACAAGCAAGACAGCCTGCACAGAGAGAGCTCGCGGAAAGGCTGACCTGGACCTACACAACGTGCAGGTCTGCAGCTTCCTGCCACCTGCAAGACAGGTATGATGGTGAGCCACTTCGGCTCTGCTCCTCATGGCTGGGAAATGTGCTCATGGGGATGGTACTCATAGGGATACTGCCCGCACACCACAGCAACACCCCACACAAAAACAGGGGTGATAGAGGGCTTGAGCTCCGCAGGACAGAACTGGCACAGAGCACCCACCAGTCTGTAAGACGtgctgggtgctcagcaccaATCTTCCCCTTCAAAGGGCAGACCACATCTCAGTGAGCCACAACTCACTGAAACACCTCAGAAAGACCCTCAGATACTCCTCAGGggctgcaaagaaaacaaccatTGCCTAGCACCACCAAAACTCCTTTGACAGTAGGTCCTACGCTGGCGGCTGTCCTCTGCAGCCATTtcccaggagcagccccaggacaCAGCACATCCACCATGGCCCATGGCCCATGAGAAGAAGCTGAGCACAGAgccttttctttgaaatccCACTCACACCTGCAGAGGAAGCAGGCAGTTCTTTGATTTCAGAGCTATTGAATCCAAACGATCGTGAGCAAGCCAGCCCCCCTCCAGAGAATAGTGCATGGCAGTCTGATGACCTTCTACACCACCTCCACATCCCGGTTCTGGGAGAACTGGTGGAAATCTTGCTCACGGCAGCCCTCTGCGTGCAGTGCCTCACTCCTGGgaaggcagcaccagcagcacgcTCGCAGTCCTGGTTGCCTTGGGtgcagaggaggcaggagctggggaaggcaaaccCATCTAGAGAGCACTTTGGGGGGATGTGCTGGAGAGCTTGGAGCTGTATCCAAACTTTCCTGATTTTCAAGAGACTTCAGCTGAGCCCATAGGAGACACAATGCAGTCAGGAAGTCAGAGCAAGGCTGGAGCTTGCCCACCGCTTCACACCACTGAGGTCTTGACTGGACAGCCAGACCCCATCTCAGCAGTGCAGAGGAGACCATAGGCACAGCGCTATGGAGAAGGCCATCACAGATTTCAACAGCaccaaaagcagctctgctgctgcctgtgccgtGCCACACACCAGAACCGCAGTCATCAGGGATCCTGGTAAGCCACGAGCCAGCCACCTCCACAACCTCTGTTTCATGCCTTTCTCCCTGCACTGCACACACCACAACAGATCTTCTCGCCAAGGTGGGCCTGTTGTGCTGCAGGACTCAGAGGCTTCAGGCTTCGTGCCAGAGCTTGGGCATGAAGCCAGGCCCACTCGGCAATCCCAAAATCCAGTGGTTCAAACTGATATGAGCCCTGCTTACAGACCTAACCTACCTCTGGAGAAGGGGCAAAGCCACATGGTCTCCTGCACTGCAGTCTCCAGCCCAAGGAGAAGAGGTTGTTTTGCAGCTTGCTCACAATGACCAAAACGGCCTCTTCGTGGACaccttaagaaaaacaaaaagcaggcaggcagcaggcaggagttATCACTGTTGTGTCCTGGCAAGCTCTCTCCATTTCCCCCTGCTGTGAAACGGGTACTTAGATCTCCCAGAGGCCGATGAGAGACCTTTTTCTGGGTATCATCCAGTGATGATTATTTCATTCCTAGAAGCAGTGCTCAGAGGCGAGGAGGGAAACCAGTACCACACAATGCACTTATGGTTGATACACCTGAGAATCCCAGCCCTTTTCCTGCAGCTGTAGGGGTGGCAGGCAACATCTGAAGATACACCCtttagcagcagcagatttGCAGAAAACATCTGGAAGTCAAGGGGCTTCCCTGGTCCGATGGCACTGGAAGGGGTGGCTGCCTGGTTAGGCACACGTTTGCCCCTGGTCTGACCTCTCTGGAGGTCAATGCATTTACTCCATATTTGATGTCTCCCACCCACAACACACAACTGAGAAAGCTGTGTTGTGCAACGGCAGAGatctagaaaaaagaaattgttattAATCTGCAGACAAAGCAGTTTAATGTACCGTGGTGCATGGGCAAGTCTGTGCAGAGCACCCAGCAGACCCTCTGAGTGGGCATCCTCAGCTTTTCCTCCCGGTTGCCAGCCCTGAGGAGCAGCCTTTGGTAAGCCTCTGTTCCCCATCGCCAGGCGAGCcttactgggggggggggggaaggcacaTACTGGGACCACCTGTAAAACGGGCAGCAGCCAAAGCTGTATCTGCTGTGCCCCGTGTCCACTCTGCTGGGAATTTAGGCAGCCCACAAGTGCAGCTGTGCCATTGTCTGCTTCTGTCCGACATCTGCCTCTCAAAAAAACTCACGGAGCTGCTACTAATTTCATTAGCAGGCCCCATCAAGCGGTTCATCAATCTCTGATTTCCTGGCTTGCTGCCATGAGGAAACAAGCGGGATCTGCTCGGAATTCACAAAGCCATCCTCTGGGGTAATTTGTCTGAAGACTTAAAATTTCCCCGAGTGGATTATTATCTCGGATTAAaaccggggggcgggggggggggggggggggggggcgggtgtgtgtttttgctgctttcttttcttttttccttcccccgGAATAAATCAGAATACCCCCTAAGCTGCCAGCAGTTCCCCAGCCCGGAGGCAGAAGCCCCGGGATCCGCTCCCGGGCCGGCTGCATCCCACAGACCCGCCCGGTGCGCAGCAGCGCAGGACCCGAGCCCGGGGGCTCGGAGCGGGGCACGGGGCCGGCGAAAGGGAACCGGGAAGCGCCGGAGCGATGGAAGAGGTTCCAACTCGCCCTCCAGGGACCTACAGCTCCGCCGGGAAACACTCCGGGGTACGCTGTCAAGCGCTCGGCTCCCCACGCGTGCCGCACGGCGAGCGGCTGCGAGCCCACAGCCCCGCGGGGGCCGCATCCAGCCCGCTGCAGCGCCGCGGCCCGGGGGGTGCGCGGCCGTTCCGCGGCTCACAGCGCCCCCTCGcggccccctccccgcagcgCGGCCGCCCGTGCCCGCCcggcggagcggggctggggcccgGGCCGTGCCCTGTGCGGGCGGGGCGAGCGGCACCTTCCGGAGCCACAAACCACGGGAACGGGGAAagcggggggccggggctccGGGtgtcacaggaaaaaacagaaaccacCTCACACTCAGCCAAAATCGTCCTAGCCCTACAAACAAACGAACGAAAATCCTAAATTTAGAGGCGACAAAAAACTTTTTATCTTACCCTAGATTCTAAATTTGGTAATTTAaccttccctctcccaccaATCCCAAAAAGCAAGgccattatttttaaatggaaaattccCATACAAAATGAAGAGAGGCAGTCTTACTttggagggagaagaaaggaaaaaccgAATCCCTTCAGTTTTCCACCACGAACCTTCTTCAGTTGATACCTGTCTATGCGTCATCCCATTATTTTAGCCACACTATTGGCTGAATTTGACCCAGAACATGAAGTTTCTCCAAAATTCCTTTCTCCAACAAATATTCTCCTTGTaaaccagccccagcccaccccacagACCccgtggctgggagcaggaggtcACAGATACCTACCCATGGATCAGAGCAAGCTATGCAACAGAAGCAAGAAATAAGGTTGCATCCCCCAGTGCCAGCACCTGCACAGCACCATTAGGCGTGGGTGGGATTATTGCTTGTGCTGAGGCTGCCGTTGCTTGCAGGGTATTGGTGCCTTCCCTGCACTGCACCCCTcaccaagcagctgctggcactgtgGAGCCCACAGAGCTTTGTGGCGCATGTGATGGTGCCACAGTTTCACCCTTGCACACGTGTCCCCGTGGCTCTGCCATTCATTTCTCCTTCAGAAGGCAACTGGCCGGCAAAGCCCCAAAACTCCTACTGAGTACAAGAAAACCTCCTgcctaagaaaataaatgtgttctGTATTCTCTCCGAGCTAcccacagcaaagcaaataCAGGCACAGTTGGGTCCCACCACTGCTCTGTTCCTTAAAAATGTGTCATTTCAGTCAAACCCTTCCTGGCACATCTGGCTGTCATTAGGTAGAGGAGAGGGACAGCTACTGTCTTTCTTCTGCACGTAGCACAACAGGTGCTGTCGGGCCAGTGAGCCATGGTCTTTACCTCTGTATGGATGTCTCAGATGACAAATACAGTAGCCCAAATGGAAATCatgctgcctctgcagtggGAGGGCTTGGGGACCATCCCCCAGGAAGGTGCAGTGCTCAGGGTACTGAGCCACCCACGCCAGGTGCCATCTGACAACATCAAAcagagcagaagggagaagagaggcaggcaggaggacagcagctgcctgcccttgcagcTAGATTTCCAGCCTCAGTGTGGACAGTAGAGGTGACCTAGGTAGTGACAATGACCCAGACAAGCCTCTCCATCTGCAGACATAAGAGGCAAAGACTGGGCTGTCTTAGTTGAGTGTTGGTATCTTGCAAGTAAGGAGTGTCTTGGTGCAGGCTGGGTGTCTGCAGACAGTCAGTGGAGACTGTTTACTTAAAATGAGTTATAAAGGCTGAaccaaaaatacatttgttaaaTATGTGGCTTGAGTTTTGGTGCCTCTCACTGGGGTGGTTTTGTTATCTGCAAGGGATCCGGCATCTTCCAAAGCCTGTCTCCTCCTTGGTCCCTGTACGGATGGGTAGGTGGCACATGGCAGGCTCTGTCCACCATGACTCTGCGTCTCTTCAACATAGATGGGAGGCCAGCATGTCCAGGTATCCCTCCCCGTAAGGTTCACGTCCCACCTTCTATTAAGGCAACCAGGAGGAAAGAGGCGTGATGGGCACAGAACTTTTGCAGAAGCTGGAAGGAAATGTTAGCAGTGGCATTAGCCATTGTCCTCTTTTTAGTGATCCAAGTCCAAGATCTCAGACCAAGGCAATGAGAACAGGGACAGGCCAGAAGAAGAGCTGGGACAATCACCTGATTTGGAGCCATTTCAGAAGCTGCCATCaaagcagtggcagcagcaatgCTAAGGACCTGAGAGAAGTCCCTGTCAAGGCAGCCACAGGATCTGCCTTGTGAAATAGCAAACACTGTCTCAGCACAAGACCAGACATCACCTAGCTGGCCTCTGCACCCTCTCATTTCATCCCACCAGGTAAAGCTTTCTCCTTATCCTCAAGCGAACTGTCTGAGCTATCAGAGAAGAAGTCCTCCAAATCCTGCTGCCTCATCTTGGACTCTAGAAGAGTGATGCGCTGCTTGAGCTTCATCTGGGCATTGTTGTACTCTGTCAGAAGCCGGCCAAAGCGGGCGTGCAGTGTGTCCAGGTTCAAGGCCAGCCTGTCCAGCTTCTCCTCCACGCTCTTCCCTTCTGCACTTGCCTCTGCAGCTGACTCATCCAGCAGACCTTCCTTGATCAGGATCTCCCGGCCACGCTCCTCCAAGACCTTTTTGGCATCTGGATACTCTGTGACAGCTTCCATAAGATCTTCCTTTGACAAGCAGAAGAGATCAGAGTAGCCCAGGCTACGGATGTTGGCTGTACGCCTGTTGCCCATTTTGCTCCCTTTAATGTTGATGATGCTGATCTCACCAAAgcagcctcctgcagtgagCAAAGCATACTGTGTTATTCCATCATCTGCCACCACAGCCAGCTTCCCCTCCTTGATAATGTACATCTCTTTCCCAATGTCTCCTTTCCGGCAAACGTAATCCCCTGGGCTGAACACCTGAGGGCGAAGCTTCAGCACCAGCTCCACCAGTAGACCTGCCTCACAGTCCTGGAAAATCCTCACCTTCTTCAGTGTCTCCAGGTGAACGTTGATGGCAATCTCTGCCCTTAATTTATCAGGGAGATTCTTGAGGACTTCCCGTTCATCCACTGCTTTCTTGTTGGTCCACAGGTAGTCAAACCACTTGATGACTTTGGTTTCCATGTCTTTGCTCACCTTGCGAAACTGCATGTAGTGTTTGATGGCGTCAATTTTTGCCTGGAATTCTGCCCTGGTGGCATTCATGTTGGATATCATGGATCCCACATTCCCCACAATGGTGGCAAAGATGAGGACACCGATGAGAAAATCAAAGATCACGAAGAGGTACTCTTCATCACGCACAGGGGGAGGGGTCTCTCCGATGGTAGTCAAAGTCAACGTAGACCAGTAGAGACAGTAGACATACTCCCGGGTCAGATACCCATATTCAGGGTCTGTGATGTTGGGATAGACCCAGGTGTCCTCTCCAAAGCCTATGGCCTTGGAAATGGCATAATAAATGCAGGCATTCCAGTGGATGATGACCAGGATGTAAAGAACCAAATTGCTAATGCGGAAGACGTTGGGGTGGCTGGTTCTGGTCTCAGTCCTATCAAAGAACTCAAACATGCGGGAGAAGTGCAGTAGTCTGTTGAAACGCAATTCAGGGCAGTGCAATCCCACAGCAAAGTATGCCAGGTCTGTGGGCAAGATGGAGAGAACATCCAGCTTGAATTGTAAGGTGTAGATGTAGTTATCCCGTAACTTCTTCAGGTCCTTAACCAGGAGGCCCTGCTCCAAGAAACCTAACAGGGAAGCAAATGACAAAATTAGCTTGGCTTATGTtcagctcttctgcaggctTTGTAAGCACTTCTGAGAAACGTTTTATGGCACGCCATGCacatgtgtgcatatatacacaGGGTCATCCAAATATTACCAGTTCTACCTGATCTACTCAGTTTACAAGCTTTTGCCCCTACTCAAGCTCTTCATCTGGCAAAAGCCACCGAAAGATACCACTTAGGGATTTAGTCTGTTGCACAAAGAAAGGGGGACACAAAGGTTTTCATCCTCCAGATCATGAATTATTGCAGTTCTGACAGAAAACATACAGCCACATGCTGCATTCCTAGAACTTtaaattctgcctttttccaTGTAGATAATTCAGTAGCTGAACTGATGCAAAATCAGACACACAGACCTTCAACTACACCCGAATACTAATAGTAACACAAGTAATTTTGTACAATTATTCAAAGCTGAAGTTGAAAGCTGGGATGATCAATCTTTCAATCTGAAACTTACTCCATTTCTCAGATCTTTTAATTAGATTCCTTCTCTGCAGACCGCTTTGTAGTAGTGAGTGCCAAGGTAGACAAAACCCCCCTTCTACTGGAGGTGCAGATTAAGTCTCTCCCTTGCAGCTCATCTCCACTTTTAGGGATTAAAGCAAAGCAACTCACAAGCCAGCATGCTCCCTCTGCTTACCCGTATGCAGGTGTATCACTATGTCCCCAACGTAGATACAGTCTGAGATGTAGTCTAGCACCAGCCAGAGGACAACATAGGTTTTTTGCAGGTCACTGAAGCAAGCCCTGGTGGAAGGTCATAAAATAGGGTGGTGAAACCAAC
The genomic region above belongs to Falco peregrinus isolate bFalPer1 chromosome 13, bFalPer1.pri, whole genome shotgun sequence and contains:
- the CNGA2 gene encoding cyclic nucleotide-gated olfactory channel, translating into MMAKSNALHSSPASCHPCPSTQAQVEGDTERMQLSTRRTCLTQDDTSSELWREAPLDGREQPAASAFQGRGALARIVRLVLVLRNWASKSLQEEQQRPDPFLERFQGPELQTVAAGAGNGLEDEETEEENKKKKWQIFVVDPAGDWYYRWLVVIAVPVLYNWCLLIARACFSDLQKTYVVLWLVLDYISDCIYVGDIVIHLHTGFLEQGLLVKDLKKLRDNYIYTLQFKLDVLSILPTDLAYFAVGLHCPELRFNRLLHFSRMFEFFDRTETRTSHPNVFRISNLVLYILVIIHWNACIYYAISKAIGFGEDTWVYPNITDPEYGYLTREYVYCLYWSTLTLTTIGETPPPVRDEEYLFVIFDFLIGVLIFATIVGNVGSMISNMNATRAEFQAKIDAIKHYMQFRKVSKDMETKVIKWFDYLWTNKKAVDEREVLKNLPDKLRAEIAINVHLETLKKVRIFQDCEAGLLVELVLKLRPQVFSPGDYVCRKGDIGKEMYIIKEGKLAVVADDGITQYALLTAGGCFGEISIINIKGSKMGNRRTANIRSLGYSDLFCLSKEDLMEAVTEYPDAKKVLEERGREILIKEGLLDESAAEASAEGKSVEEKLDRLALNLDTLHARFGRLLTEYNNAQMKLKQRITLLESKMRQQDLEDFFSDSSDSSLEDKEKALPGGMK